A single region of the Paraburkholderia sprentiae WSM5005 genome encodes:
- a CDS encoding arabinose ABC transporter substrate-binding protein produces the protein MKRRIFLTLAAAAAGVLFNAPVVQAADSVKIGFLVKQPEEPWFQDEWKFAEMAAKQKGFTLVKIGAPSGEKVMSAIDNLAAQKAQGFVICTPDVKLGPGIVAKAKADGLKMMTVDDRLVDGAGKPIEAVPHMGISAYNIGKQVGDGIAAEIKKRGWDMKDVGAIDVTYEQLPTAHDRTTGATDALVAAGFPKANIITAPQAKTDTENAFNAANIALTKNPQFKHWVAYALNDEGVLGAVRAAEGRGFKADNMIGIGIGGSESAMNEFKKPQPTGFYGTVIISPKRHGEETSELMYAWITQGKEPPLLTLTTGMLATRDNVGEVREKMGLASK, from the coding sequence ATGAAACGCAGAATTTTCCTCACGCTGGCAGCGGCAGCGGCGGGTGTGCTCTTCAACGCACCGGTCGTCCAGGCCGCCGATTCGGTCAAGATCGGCTTCCTCGTCAAGCAGCCGGAAGAACCTTGGTTCCAGGACGAATGGAAGTTCGCCGAGATGGCCGCCAAGCAGAAGGGCTTCACGCTCGTGAAGATCGGCGCGCCGTCGGGCGAGAAGGTGATGAGCGCAATCGATAACCTCGCCGCGCAGAAAGCGCAGGGCTTCGTGATCTGCACGCCCGACGTCAAGCTCGGGCCGGGCATCGTCGCAAAGGCGAAGGCCGACGGGCTGAAGATGATGACGGTCGACGACCGTCTCGTCGACGGCGCGGGCAAGCCGATCGAAGCGGTGCCGCACATGGGCATCTCGGCGTATAACATCGGCAAGCAGGTCGGCGACGGCATCGCGGCTGAAATCAAGAAACGCGGCTGGGACATGAAGGACGTCGGTGCGATCGACGTGACTTACGAGCAGTTGCCGACCGCGCATGACCGCACCACCGGCGCAACCGACGCGCTGGTCGCCGCGGGCTTCCCGAAAGCGAACATCATCACCGCGCCGCAGGCGAAGACCGACACGGAAAACGCGTTCAACGCCGCCAACATCGCGCTGACGAAGAACCCGCAGTTCAAGCACTGGGTCGCTTACGCGCTGAACGACGAAGGCGTGCTCGGCGCGGTGCGCGCGGCGGAAGGCCGTGGCTTCAAGGCCGACAACATGATCGGCATCGGCATCGGCGGTTCGGAGTCCGCGATGAACGAGTTCAAGAAGCCGCAGCCGACGGGCTTCTACGGCACCGTGATCATCAGCCCGAAACGCCACGGCGAGGAAACCTCGGAACTGATGTACGCGTGGATCACGCAGGGCAAGGAACCGCCGCTGCTGACGCTGACGACCGGCATGCTGGCGACGCGCGACAACGTCGGCGAAGTGCGCGAGAAGATGGGCCTCGCGTCGAAGTAA
- a CDS encoding YqiA/YcfP family alpha/beta fold hydrolase encodes MILYLHGFRSSPNSFKARLLAARLAELGRADEWCCPMLPVSPFETVALAESLVTRARAKGAAGQVTLIGSSLGGYFATHLAEKHGWPAVLLNPAVVPQRDLSAYLGEQPLWHGGGSIVVEPRHLDELRALGVASITRPERYYLMAATGDEVLDYREMLAHYPGARTTLIEGSDHAISEFAQYLDDVLAFCDAAHVEPPAPRAAA; translated from the coding sequence GTGATTCTCTATCTGCACGGTTTCCGCTCGTCGCCGAATTCGTTCAAGGCGCGCCTGCTGGCGGCACGTCTCGCCGAACTGGGCCGCGCCGACGAGTGGTGCTGCCCGATGCTTCCGGTGTCGCCGTTCGAAACCGTGGCGCTCGCCGAATCGCTGGTGACGAGGGCACGCGCGAAAGGCGCCGCGGGGCAGGTGACGCTGATCGGCAGTTCGCTCGGCGGCTACTTCGCCACGCATCTGGCCGAGAAGCACGGTTGGCCGGCCGTGCTGCTGAACCCGGCGGTGGTGCCGCAGCGCGACCTGAGCGCCTATCTCGGCGAGCAGCCGTTATGGCACGGCGGCGGCAGCATCGTCGTCGAGCCCCGTCATCTGGACGAATTGCGCGCGCTTGGTGTCGCGTCGATCACGCGGCCCGAACGCTATTATTTGATGGCAGCCACCGGCGACGAAGTGCTCGACTACCGCGAAATGCTCGCGCACTATCCGGGCGCGCGCACGACGCTGATCGAAGGCAGCGACCATGCGATCAGCGAGTTCGCGCAGTATCTCGACGACGTGCTGGCCTTTTGCGACGCCGCCCACGTCGAGCCGCCGGCGCCGCGCGCGGCGGCTTGA
- a CDS encoding 2-dehydro-3-deoxy-6-phosphogalactonate aldolase, translating to MQPHINLPAPYMPHAGLIAAFEACPLIAIMRGVTPADAADHGRALYEAGFRIVEVPLNSPQPFDSISAIRKVLPADAIVGAGTVLHPLFVDDVKSAGGELIVMPHSDPEVVIAAKARGLACAPGVATPTEAFIALKNGADVLKMFPAEQLGCQVVKAWRAVIAAQVPLVPVGGITPDNMGPFLSAGANGFGLGSALYKPGQSAAVTASHAKAFINGLRIARAGAKK from the coding sequence ATGCAACCACACATCAATCTGCCCGCACCGTACATGCCGCACGCGGGTCTGATCGCCGCGTTCGAAGCCTGTCCGCTGATTGCGATCATGCGCGGCGTCACACCGGCCGACGCGGCCGATCACGGTCGGGCCCTGTACGAAGCGGGTTTTCGCATCGTCGAAGTGCCGCTCAATTCGCCGCAGCCGTTCGACAGCATCTCGGCGATCCGCAAGGTGTTGCCGGCCGACGCGATCGTCGGCGCGGGCACGGTGCTGCATCCGCTGTTCGTCGACGACGTGAAGTCGGCGGGCGGCGAGCTCATCGTGATGCCGCACAGCGATCCCGAAGTCGTCATCGCCGCGAAGGCGCGGGGCCTTGCCTGCGCGCCCGGCGTCGCGACGCCGACCGAAGCGTTCATCGCGCTGAAGAACGGCGCGGACGTGCTGAAGATGTTCCCTGCCGAGCAGCTAGGCTGCCAGGTCGTCAAGGCATGGCGCGCGGTGATCGCCGCGCAGGTGCCGCTCGTGCCGGTCGGCGGCATCACGCCGGACAACATGGGGCCGTTCCTCAGCGCCGGCGCGAACGGTTTCGGCCTTGGCTCGGCGCTGTACAAGCCGGGCCAGAGCGCGGCGGTGACCGCGTCGCATGCGAAGGCGTTCATCAACGGTTTGCGGATCGCCCGCGCGGGCGCGAAGAAATGA
- a CDS encoding SDR family oxidoreductase yields MNRLAGKAALVTGAGRGIGAAIALAFAREGAAVVLAELDLDMARRRAAQIEAEIGAGARVLAVHTDVTQSASVQHAVSEGERAFGALDILVNNAGINVFCDPLTMTDADWRRCFAVDLDGVWNGCRAVLPGMVERGAGSILNIASTHAFKIIPGCFPYPVAKHGVIGLTRALGIEYAPRNVRVNAIAPGYIETQLTHDWWNEQPDPAAAKQATLDLQPMKRIGRPEEVAMTAVFLASDEAPFINASCITVDGGRSALYHD; encoded by the coding sequence ATGAACCGGCTCGCCGGCAAAGCCGCTCTCGTCACCGGCGCTGGGCGCGGCATCGGCGCGGCGATCGCGCTCGCGTTCGCGCGCGAGGGCGCGGCCGTTGTGCTGGCGGAACTCGACCTCGACATGGCTCGACGCAGGGCCGCGCAGATCGAGGCAGAAATTGGCGCCGGCGCGCGGGTGCTCGCGGTGCACACCGACGTGACGCAATCCGCGTCGGTGCAGCATGCGGTGAGCGAAGGTGAACGCGCGTTCGGCGCGCTGGACATCCTCGTCAACAACGCGGGCATCAACGTGTTCTGCGATCCGCTGACGATGACCGATGCCGACTGGCGGCGCTGCTTCGCGGTCGATCTCGACGGCGTGTGGAACGGCTGTCGCGCGGTGCTGCCGGGCATGGTCGAGCGCGGCGCGGGCAGCATCCTGAACATCGCGTCGACGCACGCGTTCAAGATCATTCCGGGCTGCTTTCCGTACCCGGTCGCCAAGCACGGCGTGATTGGCCTCACGCGCGCGCTCGGCATCGAGTACGCGCCGCGCAACGTGCGTGTTAACGCGATCGCGCCCGGCTACATCGAGACCCAGCTGACGCACGACTGGTGGAACGAACAGCCCGATCCGGCCGCCGCGAAGCAGGCGACGCTCGATCTTCAACCGATGAAGCGCATCGGCCGCCCGGAGGAGGTCGCGATGACCGCGGTGTTCCTCGCATCGGACGAGGCGCCGTTCATCAACGCGAGCTGCATCACCGTCGACGGAGGACGCTCGGCGCTGTATCACGACTGA
- a CDS encoding IclR family transcriptional regulator, translating into MNKAMPTHAASAAEAAPGSNSASNSVLNSAPRDASAVTANVAASASATARASRPVASADGLGLPVTLRDVTPQQAGTQTLLRGLAILEAAAAGVRDLRSFGAALGTTRSTTHRLVSSLVQARYLRQVQGGYLLGPKLIELGTIALEQMPLTAVARPHLESLAEQTLDTIHLGVRDGDDVLYIDKIPGTRGLEMRSRVGHRMPLASTGIGKAMMLDLAPDAWQSLFDASRRALAGVSFTPDNRPDAPTFLQRMTSYAAGGYTFDLEENEAAIRCVAAPVRDASGAIVAALSVASTIPYMSLERMDELIPVVQREARAISEELGWRAPQPATRRIKR; encoded by the coding sequence ATGAACAAAGCGATGCCCACTCACGCCGCCAGCGCGGCCGAGGCCGCGCCGGGGTCGAACAGCGCCTCGAATTCCGTGCTGAACTCCGCGCCGCGCGACGCTTCAGCCGTCACCGCCAATGTCGCCGCGAGTGCGTCCGCTACCGCGAGGGCGTCGCGCCCGGTGGCGAGCGCCGACGGACTCGGGCTGCCGGTCACGCTGCGAGACGTCACGCCCCAGCAGGCCGGCACGCAGACGCTGTTGCGCGGCCTCGCGATTCTCGAGGCGGCCGCAGCCGGCGTGCGGGATCTGCGCAGCTTCGGCGCCGCGCTCGGCACGACGCGCAGCACCACGCACCGGCTCGTCAGCAGCCTCGTGCAGGCGCGCTATCTGCGCCAGGTGCAGGGCGGCTATCTGCTCGGGCCGAAGCTGATCGAGCTCGGCACGATCGCGCTCGAACAGATGCCGCTCACGGCGGTCGCGCGTCCCCATCTGGAGTCGCTTGCCGAGCAGACGCTCGACACCATTCACCTCGGCGTGCGCGACGGCGACGACGTGCTGTACATCGACAAGATCCCCGGCACGCGCGGCCTCGAAATGCGCTCGCGCGTCGGCCATCGGATGCCGCTCGCGTCGACCGGCATCGGCAAGGCGATGATGCTCGACCTCGCGCCGGACGCGTGGCAGTCGCTGTTCGACGCGTCGCGCCGCGCACTCGCGGGTGTGAGCTTCACGCCGGACAACCGCCCCGACGCGCCGACCTTCCTGCAGCGCATGACCAGCTACGCGGCCGGCGGCTACACGTTCGACCTCGAGGAAAACGAAGCGGCGATCCGCTGCGTCGCGGCGCCGGTGCGCGACGCGTCGGGCGCGATCGTCGCGGCGCTGTCGGTGGCGAGCACGATTCCCTATATGTCGCTCGAACGGATGGACGAACTGATTCCGGTCGTGCAGCGCGAGGCGCGCGCGATTTCGGAAGAACTCGGTTGGCGCGCACCGCAACCGGCCACGCGCAGGATCAAGCGATGA
- a CDS encoding ribonuclease catalytic domain-containing protein: MNVFFEESGSFKAGSVLSRQGDAFQVELPGGRRAKVRAKDVLIEFDKPTAAELMQQADALAQEIDLDFLWECAPDDEFPFATLGAEYFGASFGATERAALVLRMHGSPVYFRRKGRGMYQRAPQEQLKMALAGLERKRQQALVQAQYEEELKAGRLPEAFAGGKALALLTKPDKNTIEYKALEGAAAARGISQARLMLECGAIASPRALHEAKFLSEFFPHGTGFPPVAAANVPDDLPQAAIEAFSIDDVTTTEIDDAFSVEHLADGRVRIGVHIAAPALGIERGDEVDAIARARLSTVYMPGDKITMLPDSVVETFTLAEGGYRPALSLYVIVNRDTQEIVASETRAERVFVKNNLRHNTLDGIVTEEALAEGTGEYPHKDDIAVLWPFAQALFEKRQTARAGYGLRREVQRNSDFNFYVDGEHITITPRRRGSPLDTIVAELAILANSSWGAFLHDHGVPGIYRTQRAFGAPSGPKRTRMQTNAAPHEGLGVPQYAWSTSPLRRYVDLVNQWQLIACVQHGVTAKLAAPFKPKDADLFAVVQGFDDTYTAYADYQRRMEYFWCLRWLTQENRKQVVASVVKGDLVRLEEIPLLLHVPGLGVHARGTRLQMEVMSIDELTIEASVRLLHVLDAPTVTSGAEAEEGEDEGDEALLDASDDSAESEAEAQAEADGSHPNDTPSAEESAPSGDGNDAANPADNDQHITEPGR; the protein is encoded by the coding sequence GTGAACGTTTTCTTCGAGGAATCGGGTAGTTTCAAGGCCGGCAGCGTGCTGTCGCGTCAGGGCGACGCGTTTCAGGTCGAGTTGCCGGGCGGCCGGCGCGCGAAGGTGCGCGCGAAGGATGTGCTGATCGAGTTCGACAAGCCCACCGCGGCCGAACTGATGCAGCAGGCCGACGCATTGGCGCAAGAGATCGATCTCGACTTCCTGTGGGAGTGCGCGCCGGACGATGAATTCCCATTCGCGACGCTGGGCGCCGAGTACTTCGGCGCGAGCTTCGGCGCGACCGAGCGTGCGGCGCTGGTGCTGCGCATGCACGGCTCGCCGGTGTACTTCCGCCGCAAGGGCCGCGGCATGTACCAGCGCGCGCCGCAAGAGCAGCTGAAGATGGCGCTCGCGGGCCTCGAGCGCAAGCGTCAGCAGGCGCTCGTGCAGGCGCAGTACGAGGAAGAGCTGAAGGCAGGCCGTCTGCCGGAAGCGTTCGCCGGCGGCAAGGCCCTCGCGCTGCTGACGAAGCCCGACAAGAACACCATCGAATACAAGGCGCTCGAGGGCGCCGCGGCCGCGCGCGGCATCTCGCAGGCGCGGCTGATGCTCGAATGCGGCGCGATCGCGTCGCCGCGCGCGCTGCACGAGGCGAAATTCCTCTCGGAGTTCTTCCCGCACGGCACCGGCTTCCCGCCCGTCGCGGCCGCGAACGTGCCCGACGATTTGCCGCAGGCCGCCATCGAAGCATTCTCGATCGACGACGTCACCACGACCGAAATCGACGACGCGTTCTCGGTCGAGCACCTGGCCGACGGCCGCGTGCGTATCGGCGTGCACATCGCCGCGCCGGCGCTCGGCATCGAGCGCGGCGACGAGGTCGATGCAATCGCGCGCGCGCGTTTGTCGACGGTCTATATGCCCGGCGACAAGATCACGATGTTGCCCGACAGCGTCGTCGAAACCTTCACGCTCGCCGAAGGCGGGTATCGACCGGCGCTGTCGCTGTACGTGATCGTCAATCGCGACACGCAGGAGATCGTCGCGAGCGAAACGCGCGCCGAGCGCGTGTTCGTGAAGAACAACCTGCGCCACAACACGCTCGACGGAATCGTCACCGAAGAAGCGCTTGCCGAAGGCACCGGCGAGTATCCGCACAAGGACGATATCGCCGTGCTGTGGCCGTTCGCGCAGGCGCTGTTCGAAAAGCGCCAGACCGCGCGCGCCGGCTACGGCCTGCGCCGCGAAGTGCAGCGCAATTCCGACTTCAATTTCTACGTCGACGGCGAGCACATCACGATCACGCCGCGCCGGCGCGGCTCGCCGCTCGACACGATCGTCGCGGAACTGGCGATTCTCGCGAACTCGTCGTGGGGCGCGTTCCTGCACGACCACGGCGTGCCGGGCATCTATCGCACGCAGCGCGCGTTCGGCGCGCCGAGCGGCCCGAAGCGCACGCGCATGCAGACCAACGCCGCGCCGCACGAAGGGCTCGGCGTTCCGCAGTACGCGTGGAGCACGTCGCCGCTGCGTCGCTACGTCGACCTCGTGAATCAGTGGCAACTGATCGCGTGCGTGCAGCATGGCGTGACCGCCAAGCTCGCCGCGCCGTTCAAGCCGAAGGACGCCGATCTGTTCGCGGTCGTGCAAGGCTTCGACGACACCTACACCGCATACGCCGACTACCAGCGTCGCATGGAGTACTTCTGGTGTCTGCGCTGGCTCACGCAGGAAAACCGCAAGCAGGTGGTCGCGTCGGTGGTGAAGGGCGATCTGGTGCGTCTCGAGGAAATTCCATTGCTGCTGCACGTGCCCGGCCTCGGCGTGCACGCGCGCGGCACGCGTTTGCAGATGGAAGTGATGTCGATCGATGAGCTGACGATCGAAGCCTCGGTGCGTCTGTTGCACGTACTCGATGCGCCGACCGTGACGAGCGGCGCCGAAGCCGAAGAAGGCGAGGACGAGGGCGACGAAGCGCTGCTCGACGCATCGGATGACAGCGCCGAAAGCGAAGCGGAAGCCCAAGCCGAAGCCGACGGCTCCCATCCCAACGACACCCCCAGCGCTGAAGAATCCGCGCCGAGCGGCGACGGCAACGACGCCGCGAACCCCGCCGACAACGACCAACACATCACGGAGCCGGGACGATGA
- the aroE gene encoding shikimate dehydrogenase: MSGNRTRDRYAVVGNPVGHSKSPFIHGRFAAQTGEPVDYGHLLAPVDAFVPHVRAFIEAGGRGLNVTVPFKLDAHAFANTLSPRAAAAGAVNTLRVDADGVYGDNTDGFGLVRDIEVNLGVPLKAARILLLGAGGAARGVVLPMLERAPHTLTIVNRTAQKAEALVDQFAQAARDAHCRLTGGNAHAIEAGQYDVIVNATAGSLDASLPECDDRAFGSGTLAYDMMYGAHPTVFMQHAAKLGARGADGLGMLVEQAAESFHVWRGVRPDGAPVLAELRALLSAPSLA; encoded by the coding sequence ATGAGCGGCAACCGGACGCGCGACCGCTACGCAGTCGTCGGCAACCCAGTCGGGCATAGCAAATCGCCGTTCATTCACGGCCGTTTCGCCGCGCAAACCGGCGAGCCGGTCGACTATGGTCATCTGCTCGCGCCCGTCGACGCGTTCGTGCCGCACGTGCGTGCGTTCATCGAAGCGGGCGGGCGCGGCCTGAACGTGACAGTGCCGTTCAAGCTCGACGCGCACGCGTTCGCGAACACGCTGTCGCCGCGCGCCGCGGCGGCCGGCGCGGTGAACACGCTGCGTGTCGACGCTGACGGCGTCTACGGCGACAACACGGATGGCTTCGGCCTCGTGCGCGATATCGAGGTGAATCTCGGCGTGCCGCTGAAAGCCGCGCGCATCCTGCTGCTCGGCGCGGGCGGCGCCGCGCGTGGTGTCGTGTTGCCAATGCTCGAGCGGGCGCCGCATACGCTGACGATCGTCAATCGCACGGCGCAGAAGGCCGAGGCGCTGGTCGACCAGTTCGCGCAGGCCGCGCGCGACGCGCACTGCCGTCTGACGGGCGGCAACGCCCACGCGATCGAAGCGGGCCAGTACGACGTGATCGTCAACGCGACTGCAGGCAGTCTCGACGCCTCGTTGCCCGAGTGCGACGACCGCGCATTCGGCAGCGGCACGCTCGCTTACGACATGATGTACGGCGCGCATCCGACCGTCTTCATGCAGCACGCGGCGAAGCTCGGCGCGCGCGGCGCCGACGGCCTCGGCATGCTGGTCGAGCAAGCCGCCGAATCGTTCCATGTGTGGCGCGGCGTGCGTCCCGACGGCGCGCCGGTGCTCGCCGAATTGCGCGCGCTGCTGAGCGCGCCGTCGCTCGCGTAA
- a CDS encoding 2-dehydro-3-deoxygalactonokinase, whose product MKQAGTATLANHQAPTAPDTGVKPEAADDTDIAAVDFTHAALIALDWGTTSLRAYLFDAHGRVLATRASTAGIMNLPRSAADGGFDAAFDDACGAWLEHARGVPVIAAGMVGSAQGWLEAPYVDTPANADALVAGIVRVQTASGATLNIVPGVLQRGELPNVMRGEETQIFGALGADASGSQNTHSVDGNARSLIGLPGTHAKWAVVLAGRIERFHTFMTGEVFAALREHTILGRTMVTPDRPDTEAFLRGVNIARQKGQAGVLATVFSTRTLGLTGELSSEAQPDYLSGLLIGHELAGLEAVLAQQGSSLAQQSLRLIGNDVLCERYRLALAQFGCLRAEPVKHATERGLWRVAVEAGLVRPSAQPAHAR is encoded by the coding sequence ATGAAACAAGCGGGCACCGCCACGCTGGCGAACCACCAGGCGCCCACCGCGCCCGACACGGGCGTGAAGCCGGAGGCGGCCGACGACACGGATATCGCCGCCGTCGATTTCACGCATGCCGCGCTGATCGCGCTCGACTGGGGCACCACGTCGCTGCGCGCCTATCTGTTCGACGCGCACGGTCGCGTGTTGGCGACGCGCGCATCGACGGCCGGCATCATGAATCTGCCGCGTAGCGCGGCCGACGGCGGTTTCGACGCCGCGTTCGACGACGCCTGCGGCGCATGGCTCGAACACGCGCGCGGCGTGCCGGTGATTGCGGCGGGGATGGTCGGCAGCGCGCAGGGCTGGCTCGAAGCGCCGTATGTCGATACGCCCGCGAACGCCGATGCGCTGGTGGCCGGTATCGTGCGCGTGCAGACCGCGAGCGGCGCGACGCTGAACATCGTGCCGGGCGTGTTGCAGCGGGGCGAGTTGCCGAACGTGATGCGCGGCGAGGAAACGCAGATTTTCGGCGCGCTCGGCGCGGACGCGAGTGGCAGCCAAAACACCCACTCCGTGGACGGCAATGCCCGCTCGCTGATCGGCTTGCCCGGCACGCATGCGAAATGGGCGGTCGTGCTGGCAGGGCGCATCGAGCGTTTTCACACGTTCATGACCGGCGAGGTGTTCGCCGCGCTGCGCGAGCACACCATTCTCGGCCGCACCATGGTCACGCCCGATCGTCCGGATACCGAGGCATTTTTGCGGGGCGTGAACATCGCGCGCCAGAAGGGCCAGGCAGGCGTGCTCGCGACCGTGTTCAGCACGCGCACGCTCGGCTTGACCGGCGAGCTGTCGAGCGAGGCGCAGCCCGACTATCTGTCGGGCCTGTTGATCGGGCACGAACTCGCTGGCCTCGAAGCGGTACTCGCGCAGCAAGGCAGCTCGCTCGCGCAGCAGAGTCTGCGGCTGATCGGCAACGACGTGCTGTGCGAGCGCTACCGCCTCGCGCTCGCGCAATTCGGCTGTCTGCGCGCGGAGCCGGTCAAACACGCGACCGAGCGCGGCCTGTGGCGCGTCGCCGTCGAAGCGGGGCTCGTGCGGCCGTCCGCCCAGCCGGCGCACGCACGCTGA
- the mpl gene encoding UDP-N-acetylmuramate:L-alanyl-gamma-D-glutamyl-meso-diaminopimelate ligase, translating into MHIHILGICGTFMGGLAVLARNAGHTVTGCDAGVYPPMSTQLEAQGIRLIEGYDADQLNGLRADLFVIGNVVTRGNPLMEAILDRGLPYVSGPQWLGEHVLNGKWVLAVAGTHGKTTTSSMLTWLLEDAGLNPGFLIGGVPLNFGVSARLTDSSFFVIEADEYDTAFFDKRSKFVHYRPKTAVLNNLEFDHADIFPDLAAIETQFHHLIRTVPRLGRVVTNGREDALERVLTRGCWSEVERFGVQGGWEVQPAEQGVPVDERFAVYHNGERVGVVDWQVQGEHNRMNALAAIAAARHVGVPPAQAAKSLSGFRNVKRRMEVRGSVDGVTVYDDFAHHPTAIGTTVAGLRARVGRDNTRILAVLEPRSNTMKLGVMKAQLPASLADADLVFGYGAPSGRDALGWNLREALAPLDGKAQAFDNLDALVKAVVHAARPGDQILVMSNGGFGGVHQKLLDALSTRGAA; encoded by the coding sequence ATGCATATCCACATCCTCGGCATCTGCGGCACCTTCATGGGCGGTCTCGCGGTGCTCGCGCGCAATGCGGGCCACACCGTGACCGGCTGCGACGCCGGCGTCTATCCGCCGATGAGCACACAGCTCGAGGCGCAAGGCATCCGTCTGATCGAGGGTTACGACGCCGACCAACTGAACGGCCTGCGCGCGGATCTGTTCGTGATCGGCAACGTGGTCACGCGCGGCAACCCGCTGATGGAAGCGATTCTCGACCGCGGCCTGCCGTACGTGTCCGGTCCGCAGTGGCTCGGCGAGCACGTGCTGAACGGCAAATGGGTGCTCGCCGTGGCCGGCACGCACGGCAAGACCACCACGAGCTCGATGCTGACCTGGCTGCTCGAGGACGCGGGCCTGAACCCGGGCTTCCTGATCGGCGGCGTGCCGCTCAATTTCGGCGTGTCGGCGCGGCTCACCGATTCGAGCTTTTTCGTGATCGAAGCCGACGAATACGACACCGCGTTTTTCGACAAGCGCTCGAAGTTCGTCCATTACCGCCCGAAAACGGCGGTGCTGAACAATCTCGAATTCGATCACGCCGACATCTTCCCCGATCTCGCCGCGATCGAAACGCAGTTTCATCACCTGATCCGCACCGTGCCGCGGCTCGGCCGCGTCGTCACGAACGGCCGCGAGGACGCGCTCGAGCGCGTGCTGACGCGCGGTTGCTGGAGCGAGGTCGAGCGCTTCGGCGTGCAGGGCGGCTGGGAGGTTCAACCGGCGGAACAGGGCGTGCCCGTCGACGAACGCTTCGCCGTGTACCACAACGGCGAGCGAGTCGGCGTGGTCGACTGGCAGGTGCAGGGCGAGCATAACCGCATGAACGCGCTCGCCGCGATCGCCGCCGCGCGCCACGTCGGGGTGCCGCCCGCGCAAGCCGCGAAGTCGCTGTCAGGCTTTCGCAACGTGAAGCGCCGCATGGAAGTGCGCGGCAGCGTCGACGGCGTGACCGTCTACGACGACTTCGCGCATCACCCCACCGCGATCGGGACGACGGTGGCCGGGCTGCGCGCGCGCGTCGGCCGCGACAACACGCGGATTCTCGCCGTGCTCGAACCGCGCTCGAACACGATGAAGCTCGGCGTCATGAAAGCGCAGCTGCCGGCGAGCCTCGCCGACGCCGACCTCGTGTTCGGCTACGGCGCGCCGAGCGGGCGCGACGCGCTCGGCTGGAATCTCCGCGAAGCGCTCGCGCCGCTCGACGGCAAGGCGCAGGCGTTCGACAACCTCGACGCGCTCGTGAAGGCGGTGGTCCACGCGGCGCGCCCCGGCGATCAGATTCTGGTGATGAGCAACGGCGGCTTCGGCGGCGTGCATCAGAAGCTGCTCGACGCTCTTTCGACGCGAGGCGCGGCGTGA
- the mtgA gene encoding monofunctional biosynthetic peptidoglycan transglycosylase, which yields MTATRRASGSRGQAGPLRWLAWLIAVVAIAWFATQAYYFAQIAVWNLVNPRSTAFMRSDAWRLSQDRPDLSVQRTWVPYDQISRNLKRAIIASEDANFVNNKGYETDAILQAWERNKAQGRIVRGGSTISQQLARNLFLSREKSYIRKGQELIITWMLETLMDKQRIFEIYLNSVEWGNGVYGAEAAAQYYFKTSASKLTAAQSARLAVMLPRPRYFDEHRNSAYLAQRARVIARRMGAAELPD from the coding sequence ATGACAGCGACGCGGCGCGCCAGCGGTTCGCGCGGCCAGGCCGGCCCGCTGCGCTGGCTCGCCTGGCTGATCGCGGTCGTGGCCATCGCCTGGTTCGCGACGCAGGCGTACTACTTCGCGCAGATCGCAGTCTGGAACCTCGTCAATCCGCGCTCGACCGCGTTCATGCGCTCGGACGCGTGGCGTCTGTCGCAGGACCGGCCGGACCTGTCGGTGCAGCGCACGTGGGTGCCGTACGACCAGATTTCGCGCAATCTGAAGCGCGCGATCATCGCGTCCGAGGACGCGAACTTCGTCAACAACAAGGGCTATGAAACCGACGCGATCCTGCAGGCATGGGAGCGCAACAAGGCGCAGGGCCGGATCGTGCGCGGCGGCTCGACGATCTCGCAGCAGCTTGCGCGCAACCTGTTTCTGTCGCGTGAGAAAAGCTATATCCGCAAGGGCCAGGAGCTGATCATTACGTGGATGCTCGAAACGCTGATGGACAAGCAGCGCATCTTCGAGATTTATCTGAACTCGGTCGAATGGGGCAACGGCGTGTACGGTGCCGAGGCGGCCGCGCAGTACTACTTCAAGACGTCGGCGAGCAAGCTCACGGCCGCGCAGTCGGCGCGGCTCGCGGTGATGCTGCCGCGCCCCAGATATTTCGATGAACACCGGAATTCGGCGTATCTCGCGCAACGCGCGCGGGTGATCGCGCGGCGTATGGGAGCGGCCGAATTGCCGGATTGA